In Scatophagus argus isolate fScaArg1 chromosome 3, fScaArg1.pri, whole genome shotgun sequence, the genomic stretch tttctatCAATTAAGTTGGAAGAGGGTACCTAACTTCACTTGTATACCTGATAGAACTTCAATCTTTCTACAGCTTTTGAGTCGCAAAAttgaacaaacataaaaaaaagcccatttcatttgcaaatgagGTGCCATGTGTGTAGATAATTAAACGACTTGCATTAAGTAGAAAAAGCCCTGAACAGAAGAATTGGCCAGGTAATATGTCACTAATGCAGCTTCTAGCTGAGGTGTGTGTAGGGCCTGTTGTTGTGTACAGTTAACATTAACACTGAGGGACTGAATGTGTGATTGACAATGGTGctggtttcttttttgtttctatCATTGCATTGTTCATTAGATTCAGGCCATTGTGGCCGTCCTCTATTGAGTGCACTACTTCTGACCAATGTCGTCTCACTTAGGGAGTCTAAAGTAATGCATTGTAACGGAAGCTATTTATTTGCAGTTGTGCgtttttaatttatctttcaAGAACGGAAACTAATTCATATGCGGActgatgctttttattttgtcaggtGCTTATTATGATGATTGTGAACTGGTTCTGTTTAGATTTTAACAGTGTTAAAAGTTCTGTGTATAGTGCAGCAtctcagaaaataaatattaagtATCGCTAAGTCTGATCGTGCCatcttgtgtgtctgtctgtacattGTTTGCTCGGAAGAGATTTTAAACAATATGTTATCCGTTTCAGTGATACATAGACAGAGTGACTCTCAAATGAAGTCTCTATACAGCCACAGTAACTTCTCAAGCACCCCAACCCACCAGCTCTCCTCATCGTTTCAAACCTGTGTCCCTGCAGGAGATGaagcaaacagctgctgtgtgaaacaCTTTGCTTGCCTCCCACTCAGTCTCTGCTGGTGATGTGCGATCACCTAATGAAGGTAATGGATGTGACACTGCAGCCAGGAAAGAGGGGACGGGCAGGAAGGGTGGACAGATAGATGGAATGATAGACAGAGAAGTAGTgagggtgaggggtgggggttgggcATATGTGATTAGCCTCGAGTTGATCCCTTGGGAGCAGATGGTGAATAGTGGCTTACCTACAGAAGACGCCGTGAGTCCCAGGGACTAGTCTGAGTCCACGCTGCAAGGAGTAGCACTGAAGTTGAAGAAAACGTGGTAAGAAAATCACATGAGACAGGACTGCTGGTAGACAGGTGAGACATGTCCAAACTGATGCTTGTAGACCATAGTCAATTTCATAGTTCTAATTAAGGTTAAAATATGGTAAACTGTGGGAGTCAGATTGGTTGAGACTTTAGTGTAGCGTCAATCGAGACAAGTGGCCCAAGGTTATCTCTAATGGGAACTGCAAAGATCCATGCCATGAAAAAACTTTGGACTTTAATAATACAGCATGAACATCTAAATGTGTTGCACTCTGGCCTTGCATAACACCTGCCGTAACATCATCTTCGCTTGCAGACTGAGGCCGTAGCGGAAAGCAGGCAGGACGTGACATCATGTTGCAGAGAGACGTGAGTGTAGCTgcttttgtgctgctgctctgtgtccaGTGCCTGCACAGCTCTGCTCTTCCTGCTGTATCCTCCTATGAGTTCACAGCCTACAGGATGCAACAGTACAACTTAGCACAACAGAAGCATGGTAAGTTCACGTCACCTCCAATACTTGCGTGCATTTACTGGAGCTCTTACAGTAAGTACAGTTATGAGTTTATCagttttatgctactttatacctctactccactgcatttcagaggcaaatgtGGTATTTTTATAACATAATGTTTATCTGACTGCTGTAGTTTCAATTACTTTTCATATTatgattttaaataaatcaacagaTTGTATAATTTcataaaatacactaaatagacaaaggtattgggacacctgataTACTTATCTGCTACTACATATGTAAATCTATATGTATATCATACTTATCTCAAGTGATAAATCCATAGACATGAACAGCTGAGCCTAAAGAAGGATTGTGAGAGATCTTAAGTACTGTCAAATTTAGTGGCCAGTGATGCAGATCTTAGTCATTGTATTAACACATATTACATTCAAGATGACATGGCCACCACATGCTTAATGCATTTATATTAGCCcttaatgatgatgaagataatgtgtcagcatgtgttcatgtgagcCCAAggtgtaaaatgtaaaagtctTAAttgaaagaagacagaagaaattacatttaaatttaaagatttaatcaggaaattaaatctttaaaatgtacttaaaaatgtaaaaagtagtCATGATGCATAATGGCTTCATTCAGAGTGTAACATATGAGTgtaatacattatatatatCATATGGGTACAGATGCACTGTAAGCACAGTTTCATTATTGTAGTCAATTGGGATGGAGCCAGTTTTAATATGCTATGTTTCCTAGGTGACTGGATGATGAAGGTTGTATataaaaacttaattttttaactttaatctGTAGCTGTCAGATAAAATAAGTAGAGTACACATTCAAGATATCTCTAGTAAAAGTCCAAACTAACATAAAGTTAGAAAAGCTAAAGTTTCTAACATGTTATGATCTCATAAACTTCCATCACAACACTTGGGTTGatatttgtccttttttaatGGAGGTTGCCGTGGAGCCATTGTGGTAGCGGAGGCACGTTCAGCAGACGAGGCGGTGCTGACCCGCCGCTGTGTCATCATGAAGGTGCAGGACTTCACCACCGAAAAATATCTCAAGGCCCAGAGGCAAAATGCTGCTGCCGTAATGATCCTGCTGCCCAGAAATACCTCCGGTGTCCCCCGTGACGCTGTAAAGGTAGCAAGTCATCCAGAAACTCCTTGGTGCTGTAGGACATGCTGCGAAGGCAACAAGAAAAAACTATATCATAAACTATTTACAATATAGTTTCTGAATATAATATCTTATTTCCTAGTGCTCCAGGGTATTAGGTAACAGCTCGTATTATGATAGAAGAATATTCTGAAGTGGCGTCTCCTTTCCCCTCTCAGACCTTCATGGTGAGTGAGAGTGAAGCCTTGCTGAAGGAGACACTCATGCCTGTATATGTGGTGCCTGAGGATGAACAGCTGCTTTACATGTATGAGGAGGTCAAGCAAGCTGCAGCCACCCAGACCTCATCTATATTCATCAGAGGTGAGAGGAGCAAGAGGATATGTGgatgtacatttacattttaatgtaaggaagtaaaagaaaaaaaccaaaaacagtacagtatatttatatgaggttttgtttttatttttgccagtCCTTCGAAGTATGGTCACGGCTACAGCCTTTCAGATCTTAGTTAGCAACAATGTTCCTATTAAGGCCATCACTGACAACGCCATAGTCGCCCTGGAGGTGAGACTTAGAGAGGATTTTGCTGACAaatttcatgtcatgtcatgccTGATTAGTTTGGGTTGTGATCGAACCTAAGTTCTGCACTATGTTCGTTTCAGGGAGTGCTTCCTGGAGCAGGGGAGGATGTTCCCACTATCGTCATCACTGCCCACTATGATTCCTATGGGCTGGCTCCGGTGAGCCACGTGAAAATGATGAAACTGTTATGAAGACCTGACTCACGAGCTGAGTTAAAAGTTCAGCCCCGGCAGTGTAATATTATGTTCATGCATAAGgtatgtttgtatatgtgtgtaacACAGTGGTTGTCATATGGAGCAGACTCTAATGGCAGTGGGGTCACCATCTTGCTGGAGTTGGCACGTCTATTCCAGAAGCTTTTCAGTAGCCCAAGCACCAGACCACAGTGAGTTATAATTCCTCTATAGGGACCTTCTACTAACATAAGCATGCATATGGTGTTTGACCATATGTCCAAAGCACCCATTAATGCTAACAATTTAAGCACTTGTACTTAAAAAAACTGGTTCCTATCATATAGGTAAAAACACACCATATTATTTGGTCCATTATGGACACAATGCTagacaattttctgttttctttttggtctttTAGATATAATTTAATGTTCTCCTTAACTGGGGGAGGAAAATACAACTTCCTTGGCACAAAGCGATGGATTGAAGAAAATCTGGATCATGCTGGTAAGTTTTTCTTGTAGTGTTTGGGCCTTGAGCAGAGTGGTGTTACAGTACTGACATATCtgaacatgagcagtttgatttatttcatctaaACTTTTCCTCTCCAGAGTCCAGCCTGCTTCATGACAATGTGgcatttgttctgtgtttggaCACACTGGCCAACAGTGATGaactgtacatgcatgtgtcCCGCCCTCCTAAACCAGACACTCCCATACACTCTTTCattcagcagctggaggaggtaACAAGCTTTACTGCAAGAACCAAAATACGAAGTAGGCCCATCTCAGTCTTCACGGCCTTAAATTTGTAATTACCCCTCCAGGTGGTTTCCTCCAGATTTCCCTGGGTGACGGTGGGATTGATCCATAAGAAGATCAATCTTGTGGAGTCCACAGTGGCCTGGGAGCATGAGCGCTACAGCTTGCGCAGGATACCAAGTTTCACCCTGTCTCATGTGGAAGACCCTAAATCTGAGCTCCGTGGCTCCATTTTGGACACCATGTAGGCGTGACCTTGTGTCTGAAAGACTTGCTTTCTGTGAGATTACGTGTAGAGGTAActtctctgttgtgtttgtaaCTTCTCACAGGTCACAGGTAGACTTCAGGAAAATGAAGCGTAATGGTATCATCATAGCAGAAACGCTGGCA encodes the following:
- the zgc:109965 gene encoding nicalin-1-like produces the protein MLQRDVSVAAFVLLLCVQCLHSSALPAVSSYEFTAYRMQQYNLAQQKHGCRGAIVVAEARSADEAVLTRRCVIMKVQDFTTEKYLKAQRQNAAAVMILLPRNTSGVPRDAVKTFMVSESEALLKETLMPVYVVPEDEQLLYMYEEVKQAAATQTSSIFIRVLRSMVTATAFQILVSNNVPIKAITDNAIVALEGVLPGAGEDVPTIVITAHYDSYGLAPWLSYGADSNGSGVTILLELARLFQKLFSSPSTRPQYNLMFSLTGGGKYNFLGTKRWIEENLDHAESSLLHDNVAFVLCLDTLANSDELYMHVSRPPKPDTPIHSFIQQLEEVVSSRFPWVTVGLIHKKINLVESTVAWEHERYSLRRIPSFTLSHVEDPKSELRGSILDTMSQVDFRKMKRNGIIIAETLARYMYNLSDKGSPKDVQVFKGQMDFHDGRMSSLMSFLTSVPRATQLLDKEPSHILLVNSLEHELRRYLQHVHKHTFRQDKRDPDISFFDQMNQPIVMYRVKPAAFDLFLGGCIAAYLGIVYYAIQNFGCLYMKLKAAVKFKHQ